A stretch of the Nematostella vectensis chromosome 1, jaNemVect1.1, whole genome shotgun sequence genome encodes the following:
- the LOC5512305 gene encoding uncharacterized protein LOC5512305 isoform X1: MGRYRPLSMICIVFLLCPPSCKTHQSLLRMKIEVLSISGDTFQLLNAEAQGSQTCSGINKDDWCGERNAEFKWFNKKIHCSCQCKYSFKTYVDSNCTADKQIREYLGGCQQYFRWQSTDPPPLQVFDLSQKGNKEIIADCNMSSVEIYNRSIGQWIRIVNNSAEYIFEIKAKKAQLHWSKDNAGFYNGHIVKIGCEHNCFLFKAQGILQYNVTIPTSFSSTITLLPTSASHGSVLQSHCHSTASSLWSTSMSMHTPSLSTHPSTPSTASSLWSTSMPTPSLSTHPSPAMSTEPVTQTPTSTSAKLPLHSVKIWSTQQPPTGRPDGQDGDNVTAPVTVAVVAAAVVTTLIVAAVIVCHRRRSKSSAQKPKNKAAFMGGDNPVYKHSRADEMALSGPYQPARGNSHALPSRDETLDYDYDYANVDGLPSKRLSSPVYQELDRPDGTQDYESLEQPKDSTDHPVYNTLEDPDSSPQYRGLKGPIPNNEYKSLKKPVNTMTGAINEPVYNTLEEPDNPNQYYAPKGSTENHVYKSLEPKTPHTEMVNEPETPQAKMVNEPVYNTLGESDRDYDNVYDEEDQDPAPGDVYEPVVDAFPSESHPEYARLEGPHTIRDTPKQDQAPDYDVLERPYPIKEHVCQAGKKRRGK; encoded by the exons ATGGGAAGATACCGTCCGCTGTCGATGATATGTATTGTGTTCTTGCTGTGTCCACCGTCCTGTAAAACACACCAGTCATTGTTGAGGATGAAAATTGAAGTCTTATCCATTTCCGGGGACACCTTCCAATTACTGAATGCAGAAGCCCAAGGAAGTCAAACTTGCTCAGGGATAAATAAAGATGACTGGTGTGGAGAAAGAAATGCCGAGTTTAAGTGGTTTAACAAAAAGATCCATTGCTCTTGTCAATGTAAATACAGCTTCAAAACATATGTAGACAGTAACTGTACAGCTGATAAACAAATACGCGAATATCTTGGAG GGTGTCAACAATATTTTAGATGGCAGAGTACTGACCCTCCACCTTTACAAGTTTTTGACCTCTCTCAAAAAGGAAACAAGGAAATTATTGCAGATTGTAACATGTCATCAGTAGAAATATATAACCGCAGCATTGGTCAGTGGATAAGGATTGTGAATAACTCTGCAGAATACatctttgaaataaaagcaaaaaag gctCAGCTTCATTGGAGTAAAGATAATGCAGGGTTCTACAATGGCCACATCGTCAAGATTGGATGTGAACATAATTGCTTTCTGTTTAAAGCACAGGGAATACTTCAAT ATAATGTTACCATTCCAACATCTTTTTCATCTACAATCACATTGTTGCCAACGAgtgcaagtcatggcagtgtTTTACAAAGTCATTGCCATAGCACAG CATCTTCACTATGGTCAACATCTATGTCTATGCATACCCCATCTCTATCAACCCATCCATCAACCCCTAGCACAG CATCTTCACTATGGTCAACCTCTATGCCCACCCCATCTCTATCAACCCACCCATCCCCGGCAATGTCCACTGAGCCAGTGACACAGACACCAACCTCAACATCAGCAAAGCTGCCGCTACATAGTGTAAAAATATGGTCAACTCAGCAACCA cCTACTGGTCGCCCGGATGGCCAGGATGGTGATAATGTAACAGCCCCTGTGACTGTGGCAGTGGTAGCTGCTGCAGTGGTCACTACTCTTATCGTGGCTGCTGTCATTGTCTGCCATCGGAGGAGATCAAA ATCGTCAgcacaaaagccaaaaaataAAGCTGCCTTCATGG GTGGTGACAACCCTGTTTACAAGCATTCCCGAGCAGATGAAATGGCGTTATCGGGCCCTTATCAACCAGCACGCGGTAATAGCCACGCCCTACCCAGCAGAGACGAAACTTTAG aCTACGACTACGACTATGCAAACGTAGATGGTCTACCAAGTAAGAGGCTTTCATCGCCAGTTTACCAAGAGTTAGATCGTCCAGACGGGACACAAGACTACGAATCATTGGAGCAACCGAAAG ATAGCACAGACCATCCTGTTTACAACACACTGGAGGATCCTGATAGTTCACCACAATACCGTGGACTCAAAGGACCCATACCAAACAATGAATATAAGAGCCTTAAGAAACCAGTAAACACTATGACAGGGGCAATAAACGAGCCAGTCTACAACACATTAGAAGAACCTGATAACCCAAACCAATACTACGCACCTAAAGGCTCCACCGAAAACCATGTGTATAAAAGCCTTGAGCCTAAAACACCTCACACGGAGATGGTGAATGAGCCTGAAACACCTCAAGCCAAGATGGTGAATGAGCCTGTCTACAACACACTGGGAGAATCTGACAGGGACTATGACAATGTGTATGATGAAGAGGATCAAGACCCAGCACCAGGAGATGTGTATGAACCAGTAGTAGATGCCTTTCCCTCTGAGTCACACCCAGAGTATGCCAGGCTAGAGGGACCTCATACCATAAGAGACACACCCAAACAGGATCAGGCCCCTGACTATGACGTGCTTGAGCGGCCATATCCTATCAAAGAGCATGTGTGTCAGGCTGGAAAGAAGAGGAGGGGAAAGTGA
- the LOC5512305 gene encoding uncharacterized protein LOC5512305 isoform X5 has protein sequence MGRYRPLSMICIVFLLCPPSCKTHQSLLRMKIEVLSISGDTFQLLNAEAQGSQTCSGINKDDWCGERNAEFKWFNKKIHCSCQCKYSFKTYVDSNCTADKQIREYLGGCQQYFRWQSTDPPPLQVFDLSQKGNKEIIADCNMSSVEIYNRSIGQWIRIVNNSAEYIFEIKAKKAQLHWSKDNAGFYNGHIVKIGCEHNCFLFKAQGILQSSSLWSTSMSMHTPSLSTHPSTPSTASSLWSTSMPTPSLSTHPSPAMSTEPVTQTPTSTSAKLPLHSVKIWSTQQPPTGRPDGQDGDNVTAPVTVAVVAAAVVTTLIVAAVIVCHRRRSKSSAQKPKNKAAFMGGDNPVYKHSRADEMALSGPYQPARGNSHALPSRDETLDYDYDYANVDGLPSKRLSSPVYQELDRPDGTQDYESLEQPKDSTDHPVYNTLEDPDSSPQYRGLKGPIPNNEYKSLKKPVNTMTGAINEPVYNTLEEPDNPNQYYAPKGSTENHVYKSLEPKTPHTEMVNEPETPQAKMVNEPVYNTLGESDRDYDNVYDEEDQDPAPGDVYEPVVDAFPSESHPEYARLEGPHTIRDTPKQDQAPDYDVLERPYPIKEHVCQAGKKRRGK, from the exons ATGGGAAGATACCGTCCGCTGTCGATGATATGTATTGTGTTCTTGCTGTGTCCACCGTCCTGTAAAACACACCAGTCATTGTTGAGGATGAAAATTGAAGTCTTATCCATTTCCGGGGACACCTTCCAATTACTGAATGCAGAAGCCCAAGGAAGTCAAACTTGCTCAGGGATAAATAAAGATGACTGGTGTGGAGAAAGAAATGCCGAGTTTAAGTGGTTTAACAAAAAGATCCATTGCTCTTGTCAATGTAAATACAGCTTCAAAACATATGTAGACAGTAACTGTACAGCTGATAAACAAATACGCGAATATCTTGGAG GGTGTCAACAATATTTTAGATGGCAGAGTACTGACCCTCCACCTTTACAAGTTTTTGACCTCTCTCAAAAAGGAAACAAGGAAATTATTGCAGATTGTAACATGTCATCAGTAGAAATATATAACCGCAGCATTGGTCAGTGGATAAGGATTGTGAATAACTCTGCAGAATACatctttgaaataaaagcaaaaaag gctCAGCTTCATTGGAGTAAAGATAATGCAGGGTTCTACAATGGCCACATCGTCAAGATTGGATGTGAACATAATTGCTTTCTGTTTAAAGCACAGGGAATACTTCAAT CATCTTCACTATGGTCAACATCTATGTCTATGCATACCCCATCTCTATCAACCCATCCATCAACCCCTAGCACAG CATCTTCACTATGGTCAACCTCTATGCCCACCCCATCTCTATCAACCCACCCATCCCCGGCAATGTCCACTGAGCCAGTGACACAGACACCAACCTCAACATCAGCAAAGCTGCCGCTACATAGTGTAAAAATATGGTCAACTCAGCAACCA cCTACTGGTCGCCCGGATGGCCAGGATGGTGATAATGTAACAGCCCCTGTGACTGTGGCAGTGGTAGCTGCTGCAGTGGTCACTACTCTTATCGTGGCTGCTGTCATTGTCTGCCATCGGAGGAGATCAAA ATCGTCAgcacaaaagccaaaaaataAAGCTGCCTTCATGG GTGGTGACAACCCTGTTTACAAGCATTCCCGAGCAGATGAAATGGCGTTATCGGGCCCTTATCAACCAGCACGCGGTAATAGCCACGCCCTACCCAGCAGAGACGAAACTTTAG aCTACGACTACGACTATGCAAACGTAGATGGTCTACCAAGTAAGAGGCTTTCATCGCCAGTTTACCAAGAGTTAGATCGTCCAGACGGGACACAAGACTACGAATCATTGGAGCAACCGAAAG ATAGCACAGACCATCCTGTTTACAACACACTGGAGGATCCTGATAGTTCACCACAATACCGTGGACTCAAAGGACCCATACCAAACAATGAATATAAGAGCCTTAAGAAACCAGTAAACACTATGACAGGGGCAATAAACGAGCCAGTCTACAACACATTAGAAGAACCTGATAACCCAAACCAATACTACGCACCTAAAGGCTCCACCGAAAACCATGTGTATAAAAGCCTTGAGCCTAAAACACCTCACACGGAGATGGTGAATGAGCCTGAAACACCTCAAGCCAAGATGGTGAATGAGCCTGTCTACAACACACTGGGAGAATCTGACAGGGACTATGACAATGTGTATGATGAAGAGGATCAAGACCCAGCACCAGGAGATGTGTATGAACCAGTAGTAGATGCCTTTCCCTCTGAGTCACACCCAGAGTATGCCAGGCTAGAGGGACCTCATACCATAAGAGACACACCCAAACAGGATCAGGCCCCTGACTATGACGTGCTTGAGCGGCCATATCCTATCAAAGAGCATGTGTGTCAGGCTGGAAAGAAGAGGAGGGGAAAGTGA
- the LOC5512305 gene encoding uncharacterized protein LOC5512305 isoform X3, translating to MGRYRPLSMICIVFLLCPPSCKTHQSLLRMKIEVLSISGDTFQLLNAEAQGSQTCSGINKDDWCGERNAEFKWFNKKIHCSCQCKYSFKTYVDSNCTADKQIREYLGGCQQYFRWQSTDPPPLQVFDLSQKGNKEIIADCNMSSVEIYNRSIGQWIRIVNNSAEYIFEIKAKKAQLHWSKDNAGFYNGHIVKIGCEHNCFLFKAQGILQYNVTIPTSFSSTITLLPTSASHGSVLQSHCHSTASSLWSTSMSMHTPSLSTHPSTPSTASSLWSTSMPTPSLSTHPSPAMSTEPVTQTPTSTSAKLPLHSVKIWSTQQPPTGRPDGQDGDNVTAPVTVAVVAAAVVTTLIVAAVIVCHRRRSKSSAQKPKNKAAFMGGDNPVYKHSRADEMALSGPYQPARGNSHALPSRDETLDYDYDYANVDGLPSKRLSSPVYQELDRPDGTQDYESLEQPKDSTDHPVYNTLEDPDSSPQYRGLKGPIPNNEYKSLKKPVNTMTGAINEPVYNTLEEPDNPNQYYAPKGSTENHVYKSLEPKTPHTEMVNEPVYNTLGESDRDYDNVYDEEDQDPAPGDVYEPVVDAFPSESHPEYARLEGPHTIRDTPKQDQAPDYDVLERPYPIKEHVCQAGKKRRGK from the exons ATGGGAAGATACCGTCCGCTGTCGATGATATGTATTGTGTTCTTGCTGTGTCCACCGTCCTGTAAAACACACCAGTCATTGTTGAGGATGAAAATTGAAGTCTTATCCATTTCCGGGGACACCTTCCAATTACTGAATGCAGAAGCCCAAGGAAGTCAAACTTGCTCAGGGATAAATAAAGATGACTGGTGTGGAGAAAGAAATGCCGAGTTTAAGTGGTTTAACAAAAAGATCCATTGCTCTTGTCAATGTAAATACAGCTTCAAAACATATGTAGACAGTAACTGTACAGCTGATAAACAAATACGCGAATATCTTGGAG GGTGTCAACAATATTTTAGATGGCAGAGTACTGACCCTCCACCTTTACAAGTTTTTGACCTCTCTCAAAAAGGAAACAAGGAAATTATTGCAGATTGTAACATGTCATCAGTAGAAATATATAACCGCAGCATTGGTCAGTGGATAAGGATTGTGAATAACTCTGCAGAATACatctttgaaataaaagcaaaaaag gctCAGCTTCATTGGAGTAAAGATAATGCAGGGTTCTACAATGGCCACATCGTCAAGATTGGATGTGAACATAATTGCTTTCTGTTTAAAGCACAGGGAATACTTCAAT ATAATGTTACCATTCCAACATCTTTTTCATCTACAATCACATTGTTGCCAACGAgtgcaagtcatggcagtgtTTTACAAAGTCATTGCCATAGCACAG CATCTTCACTATGGTCAACATCTATGTCTATGCATACCCCATCTCTATCAACCCATCCATCAACCCCTAGCACAG CATCTTCACTATGGTCAACCTCTATGCCCACCCCATCTCTATCAACCCACCCATCCCCGGCAATGTCCACTGAGCCAGTGACACAGACACCAACCTCAACATCAGCAAAGCTGCCGCTACATAGTGTAAAAATATGGTCAACTCAGCAACCA cCTACTGGTCGCCCGGATGGCCAGGATGGTGATAATGTAACAGCCCCTGTGACTGTGGCAGTGGTAGCTGCTGCAGTGGTCACTACTCTTATCGTGGCTGCTGTCATTGTCTGCCATCGGAGGAGATCAAA ATCGTCAgcacaaaagccaaaaaataAAGCTGCCTTCATGG GTGGTGACAACCCTGTTTACAAGCATTCCCGAGCAGATGAAATGGCGTTATCGGGCCCTTATCAACCAGCACGCGGTAATAGCCACGCCCTACCCAGCAGAGACGAAACTTTAG aCTACGACTACGACTATGCAAACGTAGATGGTCTACCAAGTAAGAGGCTTTCATCGCCAGTTTACCAAGAGTTAGATCGTCCAGACGGGACACAAGACTACGAATCATTGGAGCAACCGAAAG ATAGCACAGACCATCCTGTTTACAACACACTGGAGGATCCTGATAGTTCACCACAATACCGTGGACTCAAAGGACCCATACCAAACAATGAATATAAGAGCCTTAAGAAACCAGTAAACACTATGACAGGGGCAATAAACGAGCCAGTCTACAACACATTAGAAGAACCTGATAACCCAAACCAATACTACGCACCTAAAGGCTCCACCGAAAACCATGTGTATAAAAGCCTTGAGCCTAAAACACCTCACACGGAGATG GTGAATGAGCCTGTCTACAACACACTGGGAGAATCTGACAGGGACTATGACAATGTGTATGATGAAGAGGATCAAGACCCAGCACCAGGAGATGTGTATGAACCAGTAGTAGATGCCTTTCCCTCTGAGTCACACCCAGAGTATGCCAGGCTAGAGGGACCTCATACCATAAGAGACACACCCAAACAGGATCAGGCCCCTGACTATGACGTGCTTGAGCGGCCATATCCTATCAAAGAGCATGTGTGTCAGGCTGGAAAGAAGAGGAGGGGAAAGTGA
- the LOC5512305 gene encoding uncharacterized protein LOC5512305 isoform X2 has translation MGRYRPLSMICIVFLLCPPSCKTHQSLLRMKIEVLSISGDTFQLLNAEAQGSQTCSGINKDDWCGERNAEFKWFNKKIHCSCQCKYSFKTYVDSNCTADKQIREYLGGCQQYFRWQSTDPPPLQVFDLSQKGNKEIIADCNMSSVEIYNRSIGQWIRIVNNSAEYIFEIKAKKLHWSKDNAGFYNGHIVKIGCEHNCFLFKAQGILQYNVTIPTSFSSTITLLPTSASHGSVLQSHCHSTASSLWSTSMSMHTPSLSTHPSTPSTASSLWSTSMPTPSLSTHPSPAMSTEPVTQTPTSTSAKLPLHSVKIWSTQQPPTGRPDGQDGDNVTAPVTVAVVAAAVVTTLIVAAVIVCHRRRSKSSAQKPKNKAAFMGGDNPVYKHSRADEMALSGPYQPARGNSHALPSRDETLDYDYDYANVDGLPSKRLSSPVYQELDRPDGTQDYESLEQPKDSTDHPVYNTLEDPDSSPQYRGLKGPIPNNEYKSLKKPVNTMTGAINEPVYNTLEEPDNPNQYYAPKGSTENHVYKSLEPKTPHTEMVNEPETPQAKMVNEPVYNTLGESDRDYDNVYDEEDQDPAPGDVYEPVVDAFPSESHPEYARLEGPHTIRDTPKQDQAPDYDVLERPYPIKEHVCQAGKKRRGK, from the exons ATGGGAAGATACCGTCCGCTGTCGATGATATGTATTGTGTTCTTGCTGTGTCCACCGTCCTGTAAAACACACCAGTCATTGTTGAGGATGAAAATTGAAGTCTTATCCATTTCCGGGGACACCTTCCAATTACTGAATGCAGAAGCCCAAGGAAGTCAAACTTGCTCAGGGATAAATAAAGATGACTGGTGTGGAGAAAGAAATGCCGAGTTTAAGTGGTTTAACAAAAAGATCCATTGCTCTTGTCAATGTAAATACAGCTTCAAAACATATGTAGACAGTAACTGTACAGCTGATAAACAAATACGCGAATATCTTGGAG GGTGTCAACAATATTTTAGATGGCAGAGTACTGACCCTCCACCTTTACAAGTTTTTGACCTCTCTCAAAAAGGAAACAAGGAAATTATTGCAGATTGTAACATGTCATCAGTAGAAATATATAACCGCAGCATTGGTCAGTGGATAAGGATTGTGAATAACTCTGCAGAATACatctttgaaataaaagcaaaaaag CTTCATTGGAGTAAAGATAATGCAGGGTTCTACAATGGCCACATCGTCAAGATTGGATGTGAACATAATTGCTTTCTGTTTAAAGCACAGGGAATACTTCAAT ATAATGTTACCATTCCAACATCTTTTTCATCTACAATCACATTGTTGCCAACGAgtgcaagtcatggcagtgtTTTACAAAGTCATTGCCATAGCACAG CATCTTCACTATGGTCAACATCTATGTCTATGCATACCCCATCTCTATCAACCCATCCATCAACCCCTAGCACAG CATCTTCACTATGGTCAACCTCTATGCCCACCCCATCTCTATCAACCCACCCATCCCCGGCAATGTCCACTGAGCCAGTGACACAGACACCAACCTCAACATCAGCAAAGCTGCCGCTACATAGTGTAAAAATATGGTCAACTCAGCAACCA cCTACTGGTCGCCCGGATGGCCAGGATGGTGATAATGTAACAGCCCCTGTGACTGTGGCAGTGGTAGCTGCTGCAGTGGTCACTACTCTTATCGTGGCTGCTGTCATTGTCTGCCATCGGAGGAGATCAAA ATCGTCAgcacaaaagccaaaaaataAAGCTGCCTTCATGG GTGGTGACAACCCTGTTTACAAGCATTCCCGAGCAGATGAAATGGCGTTATCGGGCCCTTATCAACCAGCACGCGGTAATAGCCACGCCCTACCCAGCAGAGACGAAACTTTAG aCTACGACTACGACTATGCAAACGTAGATGGTCTACCAAGTAAGAGGCTTTCATCGCCAGTTTACCAAGAGTTAGATCGTCCAGACGGGACACAAGACTACGAATCATTGGAGCAACCGAAAG ATAGCACAGACCATCCTGTTTACAACACACTGGAGGATCCTGATAGTTCACCACAATACCGTGGACTCAAAGGACCCATACCAAACAATGAATATAAGAGCCTTAAGAAACCAGTAAACACTATGACAGGGGCAATAAACGAGCCAGTCTACAACACATTAGAAGAACCTGATAACCCAAACCAATACTACGCACCTAAAGGCTCCACCGAAAACCATGTGTATAAAAGCCTTGAGCCTAAAACACCTCACACGGAGATGGTGAATGAGCCTGAAACACCTCAAGCCAAGATGGTGAATGAGCCTGTCTACAACACACTGGGAGAATCTGACAGGGACTATGACAATGTGTATGATGAAGAGGATCAAGACCCAGCACCAGGAGATGTGTATGAACCAGTAGTAGATGCCTTTCCCTCTGAGTCACACCCAGAGTATGCCAGGCTAGAGGGACCTCATACCATAAGAGACACACCCAAACAGGATCAGGCCCCTGACTATGACGTGCTTGAGCGGCCATATCCTATCAAAGAGCATGTGTGTCAGGCTGGAAAGAAGAGGAGGGGAAAGTGA
- the LOC5512305 gene encoding uncharacterized protein LOC5512305 isoform X4 — translation MGRYRPLSMICIVFLLCPPSCKTHQSLLRMKIEVLSISGDTFQLLNAEAQGSQTCSGINKDDWCGERNAEFKWFNKKIHCSCQCKYSFKTYVDSNCTADKQIREYLGGCQQYFRWQSTDPPPLQVFDLSQKGNKEIIADCNMSSVEIYNRSIGQWIRIVNNSAEYIFEIKAKKAQLHWSKDNAGFYNGHIVKIGCEHNCFLFKAQGILQYNVTIPTSFSSTITLLPTSASHGSVLQSHCHSTASSLWSTSMPTPSLSTHPSPAMSTEPVTQTPTSTSAKLPLHSVKIWSTQQPPTGRPDGQDGDNVTAPVTVAVVAAAVVTTLIVAAVIVCHRRRSKSSAQKPKNKAAFMGGDNPVYKHSRADEMALSGPYQPARGNSHALPSRDETLDYDYDYANVDGLPSKRLSSPVYQELDRPDGTQDYESLEQPKDSTDHPVYNTLEDPDSSPQYRGLKGPIPNNEYKSLKKPVNTMTGAINEPVYNTLEEPDNPNQYYAPKGSTENHVYKSLEPKTPHTEMVNEPETPQAKMVNEPVYNTLGESDRDYDNVYDEEDQDPAPGDVYEPVVDAFPSESHPEYARLEGPHTIRDTPKQDQAPDYDVLERPYPIKEHVCQAGKKRRGK, via the exons ATGGGAAGATACCGTCCGCTGTCGATGATATGTATTGTGTTCTTGCTGTGTCCACCGTCCTGTAAAACACACCAGTCATTGTTGAGGATGAAAATTGAAGTCTTATCCATTTCCGGGGACACCTTCCAATTACTGAATGCAGAAGCCCAAGGAAGTCAAACTTGCTCAGGGATAAATAAAGATGACTGGTGTGGAGAAAGAAATGCCGAGTTTAAGTGGTTTAACAAAAAGATCCATTGCTCTTGTCAATGTAAATACAGCTTCAAAACATATGTAGACAGTAACTGTACAGCTGATAAACAAATACGCGAATATCTTGGAG GGTGTCAACAATATTTTAGATGGCAGAGTACTGACCCTCCACCTTTACAAGTTTTTGACCTCTCTCAAAAAGGAAACAAGGAAATTATTGCAGATTGTAACATGTCATCAGTAGAAATATATAACCGCAGCATTGGTCAGTGGATAAGGATTGTGAATAACTCTGCAGAATACatctttgaaataaaagcaaaaaag gctCAGCTTCATTGGAGTAAAGATAATGCAGGGTTCTACAATGGCCACATCGTCAAGATTGGATGTGAACATAATTGCTTTCTGTTTAAAGCACAGGGAATACTTCAAT ATAATGTTACCATTCCAACATCTTTTTCATCTACAATCACATTGTTGCCAACGAgtgcaagtcatggcagtgtTTTACAAAGTCATTGCCATAGCACAG CATCTTCACTATGGTCAACCTCTATGCCCACCCCATCTCTATCAACCCACCCATCCCCGGCAATGTCCACTGAGCCAGTGACACAGACACCAACCTCAACATCAGCAAAGCTGCCGCTACATAGTGTAAAAATATGGTCAACTCAGCAACCA cCTACTGGTCGCCCGGATGGCCAGGATGGTGATAATGTAACAGCCCCTGTGACTGTGGCAGTGGTAGCTGCTGCAGTGGTCACTACTCTTATCGTGGCTGCTGTCATTGTCTGCCATCGGAGGAGATCAAA ATCGTCAgcacaaaagccaaaaaataAAGCTGCCTTCATGG GTGGTGACAACCCTGTTTACAAGCATTCCCGAGCAGATGAAATGGCGTTATCGGGCCCTTATCAACCAGCACGCGGTAATAGCCACGCCCTACCCAGCAGAGACGAAACTTTAG aCTACGACTACGACTATGCAAACGTAGATGGTCTACCAAGTAAGAGGCTTTCATCGCCAGTTTACCAAGAGTTAGATCGTCCAGACGGGACACAAGACTACGAATCATTGGAGCAACCGAAAG ATAGCACAGACCATCCTGTTTACAACACACTGGAGGATCCTGATAGTTCACCACAATACCGTGGACTCAAAGGACCCATACCAAACAATGAATATAAGAGCCTTAAGAAACCAGTAAACACTATGACAGGGGCAATAAACGAGCCAGTCTACAACACATTAGAAGAACCTGATAACCCAAACCAATACTACGCACCTAAAGGCTCCACCGAAAACCATGTGTATAAAAGCCTTGAGCCTAAAACACCTCACACGGAGATGGTGAATGAGCCTGAAACACCTCAAGCCAAGATGGTGAATGAGCCTGTCTACAACACACTGGGAGAATCTGACAGGGACTATGACAATGTGTATGATGAAGAGGATCAAGACCCAGCACCAGGAGATGTGTATGAACCAGTAGTAGATGCCTTTCCCTCTGAGTCACACCCAGAGTATGCCAGGCTAGAGGGACCTCATACCATAAGAGACACACCCAAACAGGATCAGGCCCCTGACTATGACGTGCTTGAGCGGCCATATCCTATCAAAGAGCATGTGTGTCAGGCTGGAAAGAAGAGGAGGGGAAAGTGA